The proteins below come from a single Panicum hallii strain FIL2 chromosome 7, PHallii_v3.1, whole genome shotgun sequence genomic window:
- the LOC112899033 gene encoding 7-deoxyloganetin glucosyltransferase-like encodes MGSETAAGETRQQPHAVCMPYPAQGHVTPMLKLAKLLHARGFHVTFVNTEFNHRRLLRSRGAASLASVPGFRFDAIPDGLPPSDSDATQDIPALCYSTMTTCLPHLRSLLARLNNGSGSPAPPVTCLVIDAVMSFGFDAAREIGVPVAALWTASACGFMGYRNYRGLIDRSLVPFRDEADLVDVAGGHLATVVTGARGMCDGVQLRDFPSFIRTTDRADIMLNFLLREAERLSLPDAVIVNTFEDLEGATLDAMRAILPPVYSVGPLILRERLEIPVGTPLAGLGSNLWKEEDGILDWLAGRMPRSVVYVNYGSITVMTNSQLLEFAWGLASSGYPFVWNIRPDLVKGDSAVLPPEFAAAVEGRALLPTWCPQEAVIQHEAVGVFLTHSGWNSTLESLCAGVPMVSWPFFAEQQTNCRYKRTEWGVGMEIGGEVRRDEVAAIIKEAMDGEKGREMRRRAEEWKEKAVKVTLPGGPAETNLDKVIDEVLLSKKKGQAVDA; translated from the coding sequence ATGGGTTCGGAAACAGCGGCGGGGGAGACGCGGCAGCAGCCGCACGCGGTGTGCATGCCGTACCCGGCGCAGGGCCACGTCACGCCGATGCTCAAGCTCGCCAAGCTCCTCCACGCGCGGGGCTTCCACGTCACCTTCGTCAACACCGAGTTcaaccaccgccgcctcctccgctcgCGCGGCGCCGCCTCGCTCGCCAGCGTCCCCGGGTTCCGCTTCGACGCCATCCCCGACGGGCTCCCGCCGTCCGACTCCGACGCCACGCAGGACATCCCCGCGCTCTGCTACTCCACCATGACCACCTGCCTCCCCCACCTCCGGTCCCTCCTCGCCAGGCTCAACAACGGCAGCGGGTCTCCTGCGCCGCCGGTCACCTGCCTCGTCATCGACGcagtcatgtccttcggcttcgACGCCGCCCGGGAGATCGGCGTGCCGGTCGCCGCGCTCTGGACCGCGAGCGCCTGCGGCTTTATGGGCTACCGCAACTACCGCGGCCTCATCGATCGCAGCCTAGTGCCGTTCAGGGACGAGGCCGACCTCGTGGACGTCGCCGGCGGGCACCTCGCCACCGTCGTCACCGGCGCCCGCGGCATGTGCGACGGTGTGCAGCTGCGTGACTTCCCCAGCTTCATCCGCACGACGGACCGTGCGGACATCATGCTTAACTTCCTCCTCcgcgaggccgagcggctgTCGCTGCCCGACGCCGTCATCGTCAACACCTTCGAGGACCTCGAGGGCGCCACGCTCGACGCCATGCGCGCCATCCTCCCGCCCGTGTACTCCGTCGGCCCGCTCATCCTCCGCGAGCGCCTGGAGATCCCCGTCGGCACTCCGCTCGCCGGGCTCGGATCCAACCTCTGGAAGGAGGAGGACGGCATCCTCGACTGGCTCGCCGGCCGCATGCCGCGCTCCGTCGTATATGTGAACTACGGCAGCATCACCGTCATGACCAACTCGCAGCTTCTGGAGTTCGCGTGGGGGCTGGCCAGCAGCGGCTACCCGTTCGTGTGGAACATCCGGCCGGACCTCGTGAAGGGCGACTCCGCCGTGCTTCCGCCGGAGTTCGCGGCCGCCGTCGAGGGCCGCGCACTGCTGCCGACGTGGTGCCCGCAGGAGGCGGTGATCCAGCACGAGGCGGTGGGGGTGTTCCTCACGCACTCCGGCTGGAACTCCACGCTGGAGAGCCTCTGCGCCGGGGTGCCCATGGTCAGCTGGCCCTTCTTCGCCGAGCAGCAGACCAACTGCCGGTACAAGCGCACCGAGTGGGGCGTCGGGATGGAGATCGGCGGCGAGGTGCGGCGGGACGAGGTGGCGGCGATCATAAAGGAGGCCATGGACGGGGAGAAGGGGCGGGAGATGCGCCGGCGCGCGGAGGAGTGGAAGGAGAAGGCCGTGAAGGTGACGCTGCCGGGTGGGCCGGCGGAGACCAACCTCGACAAGGTCATCGACGAGGTGCTGCTGTCCAAGAAGAAGGGACAAGCTGTCGACGCGTGA